In the genome of Dunckerocampus dactyliophorus isolate RoL2022-P2 chromosome 6, RoL_Ddac_1.1, whole genome shotgun sequence, one region contains:
- the LOC129182720 gene encoding zinc finger BED domain-containing protein 4-like isoform X1 yields the protein MAWDHFTLVSPNKVRCLICPQELAYHDNTSSMMRHLRSIHHVGTPQMSNQTFNPPPAVSRKQQLDAALVDMIVVDMQPFSIVEDKGFKAFVNLLDPTYIIPNRKALGKKVDDKYKATKEKAMALVSKASAVSLTADMWTSIHMDAYLAVTCHFITEEVQLSTVVLGVQKFPQTHTAAHLAEAKDVLMEEWGIKWKVTGLVTDCAPNMIACANLLHLRHIMCFAHMLNLVVKRSLAQTPELEDIRSRGRKIVGHFKSSTAAKQKLSEMQRQLARPEHKLIQEVDTRWNSTFAVLERLFNEREPMGAALASLSSDLTPFTSEDYQAMHQCLDVLKPFHQATVELSEEKQVSASKVIPLVKMLKHYISSRCGHITHPLGMKLATNLKNNLIEKFAMLEKVTALSMATLLDPRFKELGFCSQVCAQTAIERLIRECAGTMHIELPAQSQPQSPPRAAPSNRLEDDSLWHSWTGMLVLNNR from the exons ATGGCTTGGGATCACTTCACCTTGGTTTCTCCTAATAAG GTGCGGTGTTTGATTTGCCCACAAGAGTTGGCATATCATGACAACACCTCCTCCATGATGCGGCACCTCCGGTCCATCCATCATGTTGGAACACCTCAGATGTCAAACCAAACTTTCAATCCTCCTCCTGCCG tgtcaaGGAAGCAACAACTTGATGCTGCATTGGTGGACATGATTGTTGTTGATATGCAACCATTTTCCATCGTGGAAGATAAAGGTTTCAAG GCCTTTGTCAACCTTTTGGACCCCACCTACATTATCCCGAATAGGAAGGCCTTGGGAAAAAAGGTGGATGACAAATACAAGGCTACCAAGGAGAAGGCTATGGCTCTTGTGAGCAAGGCCTCTGCTGTTAGCCTGACAGCAGACATGTGGACTTCCATTCATATGGACGCCTACTTGGCTGTAACGTGCCACTTTATCACTGAGGAG GTGCAGCTTTCCACAGTGGTTTTGGGGGTTCAAAAGTTTCCCCAAACCCACACTGCAGCTCACTTGGCTGAGGCCAAAGATGTCCTCATGGAAGAGTGGGGAATTAAGTGGAAG GTGACAGGCCTGGTCACAGACTGTGCTCCCAATATGATTGCATGTGCCAATTTACTACATCTTCGGCACATAATGTGTTTTGCACACATGCTGAATTTGGTGGTAAAGCGGTCCCTTGCCCAAACCCCAGAACTAGAGGACATCCGGAGTCGGGGGCGCAAGATTGTTGGGCATTTTAAGTCCAGCACCGCAGCCAAACAAAAGCTCTCTGAGATGCAGCGACAGCTGGCCAGGCCAGAACATAAATTGATTCAGGAG GTGGACACAAGGTGGAACAGTACTTTTGCCGTGTTGGAAAGGCTGTTTAATGAAAGAGAGCCAATGGGTGCAGCTCTGGCCAGCCTCTCTTCAGACCTTACCCCATTCACCTCAGAGGACTACCAGGCGATGCACCAGTGCCTGGATGTCCTGAAGCCATTTCACCAGGCCACAGTGGAGCTTTCTGAGGAAAAACAGGTGTCTGCCTCGAAAGTCATACCACTAGTTAAAATGCTAAAACATTATATCTCGAGCAGATGTGGCCATATCACCCACCCACTGGGTATGAAACTGGCcaccaatttaaaaaataatttaattgaaaAGTTTGCAATGTTGGAGAAGGTCACAGCACTTTCTATGGCAACCTTACTAGACCCGAGGTTCAAGGAGCTGGGGTTCTGCAGCCAAGTCTGTGCCCAAACGGCCATAGAGAGACTTATAAGGGAGTGTGCAGGAACAATGCATATCGAACTGCCTGCTCAGTCACAGCCACAGTCACCACCAAGAGCAGCCCCTTCAAATCGACTGGAGGATGACAGTCTTTGGCACTCCTGGACAGGCATGTTGGTGCTCAACAACAGGTGA
- the LOC129182720 gene encoding zinc finger BED domain-containing protein 4-like isoform X2 encodes MMRHLRSIHHVGTPQMSNQTFNPPPAVSRKQQLDAALVDMIVVDMQPFSIVEDKGFKAFVNLLDPTYIIPNRKALGKKVDDKYKATKEKAMALVSKASAVSLTADMWTSIHMDAYLAVTCHFITEEVQLSTVVLGVQKFPQTHTAAHLAEAKDVLMEEWGIKWKVTGLVTDCAPNMIACANLLHLRHIMCFAHMLNLVVKRSLAQTPELEDIRSRGRKIVGHFKSSTAAKQKLSEMQRQLARPEHKLIQEVDTRWNSTFAVLERLFNEREPMGAALASLSSDLTPFTSEDYQAMHQCLDVLKPFHQATVELSEEKQVSASKVIPLVKMLKHYISSRCGHITHPLGMKLATNLKNNLIEKFAMLEKVTALSMATLLDPRFKELGFCSQVCAQTAIERLIRECAGTMHIELPAQSQPQSPPRAAPSNRLEDDSLWHSWTGMLVLNNR; translated from the exons ATGATGCGGCACCTCCGGTCCATCCATCATGTTGGAACACCTCAGATGTCAAACCAAACTTTCAATCCTCCTCCTGCCG tgtcaaGGAAGCAACAACTTGATGCTGCATTGGTGGACATGATTGTTGTTGATATGCAACCATTTTCCATCGTGGAAGATAAAGGTTTCAAG GCCTTTGTCAACCTTTTGGACCCCACCTACATTATCCCGAATAGGAAGGCCTTGGGAAAAAAGGTGGATGACAAATACAAGGCTACCAAGGAGAAGGCTATGGCTCTTGTGAGCAAGGCCTCTGCTGTTAGCCTGACAGCAGACATGTGGACTTCCATTCATATGGACGCCTACTTGGCTGTAACGTGCCACTTTATCACTGAGGAG GTGCAGCTTTCCACAGTGGTTTTGGGGGTTCAAAAGTTTCCCCAAACCCACACTGCAGCTCACTTGGCTGAGGCCAAAGATGTCCTCATGGAAGAGTGGGGAATTAAGTGGAAG GTGACAGGCCTGGTCACAGACTGTGCTCCCAATATGATTGCATGTGCCAATTTACTACATCTTCGGCACATAATGTGTTTTGCACACATGCTGAATTTGGTGGTAAAGCGGTCCCTTGCCCAAACCCCAGAACTAGAGGACATCCGGAGTCGGGGGCGCAAGATTGTTGGGCATTTTAAGTCCAGCACCGCAGCCAAACAAAAGCTCTCTGAGATGCAGCGACAGCTGGCCAGGCCAGAACATAAATTGATTCAGGAG GTGGACACAAGGTGGAACAGTACTTTTGCCGTGTTGGAAAGGCTGTTTAATGAAAGAGAGCCAATGGGTGCAGCTCTGGCCAGCCTCTCTTCAGACCTTACCCCATTCACCTCAGAGGACTACCAGGCGATGCACCAGTGCCTGGATGTCCTGAAGCCATTTCACCAGGCCACAGTGGAGCTTTCTGAGGAAAAACAGGTGTCTGCCTCGAAAGTCATACCACTAGTTAAAATGCTAAAACATTATATCTCGAGCAGATGTGGCCATATCACCCACCCACTGGGTATGAAACTGGCcaccaatttaaaaaataatttaattgaaaAGTTTGCAATGTTGGAGAAGGTCACAGCACTTTCTATGGCAACCTTACTAGACCCGAGGTTCAAGGAGCTGGGGTTCTGCAGCCAAGTCTGTGCCCAAACGGCCATAGAGAGACTTATAAGGGAGTGTGCAGGAACAATGCATATCGAACTGCCTGCTCAGTCACAGCCACAGTCACCACCAAGAGCAGCCCCTTCAAATCGACTGGAGGATGACAGTCTTTGGCACTCCTGGACAGGCATGTTGGTGCTCAACAACAGGTGA
- the LOC129182720 gene encoding zinc finger BED domain-containing protein 4-like isoform X3 → MAWDHFTLVSPNKVRCLICPQELAYHDNTSSMMRHLRSIHHVGTPQMSNQTFNPPPAVSRKQQLDAALVDMIVVDMQPFSIVEDKGFKAFVNLLDPTYIIPNRKALGKKVDDKYKATKEKAMALVSKASAVSLTADMWTSIHMDAYLAVTCHFITEEVQLSTVVLGVQKFPQTHTAAHLAEAKDVLMEEWGIKWKVTGLVTDCAPNMIACANLLHLRHIMCFAHMLNLVVKRSLAQTPELEDIRSRGRKIVGHFKSSTAAKQKLSEMQRQLARPEHKLIQEVDTRWNSTFAVLERLFNEREPMGAALASLSSDLTPFTSEDYQAMHQCLDVLKPFHQATVELSEEKQTRGSRSWGSAAKSVPKRP, encoded by the exons ATGGCTTGGGATCACTTCACCTTGGTTTCTCCTAATAAG GTGCGGTGTTTGATTTGCCCACAAGAGTTGGCATATCATGACAACACCTCCTCCATGATGCGGCACCTCCGGTCCATCCATCATGTTGGAACACCTCAGATGTCAAACCAAACTTTCAATCCTCCTCCTGCCG tgtcaaGGAAGCAACAACTTGATGCTGCATTGGTGGACATGATTGTTGTTGATATGCAACCATTTTCCATCGTGGAAGATAAAGGTTTCAAG GCCTTTGTCAACCTTTTGGACCCCACCTACATTATCCCGAATAGGAAGGCCTTGGGAAAAAAGGTGGATGACAAATACAAGGCTACCAAGGAGAAGGCTATGGCTCTTGTGAGCAAGGCCTCTGCTGTTAGCCTGACAGCAGACATGTGGACTTCCATTCATATGGACGCCTACTTGGCTGTAACGTGCCACTTTATCACTGAGGAG GTGCAGCTTTCCACAGTGGTTTTGGGGGTTCAAAAGTTTCCCCAAACCCACACTGCAGCTCACTTGGCTGAGGCCAAAGATGTCCTCATGGAAGAGTGGGGAATTAAGTGGAAG GTGACAGGCCTGGTCACAGACTGTGCTCCCAATATGATTGCATGTGCCAATTTACTACATCTTCGGCACATAATGTGTTTTGCACACATGCTGAATTTGGTGGTAAAGCGGTCCCTTGCCCAAACCCCAGAACTAGAGGACATCCGGAGTCGGGGGCGCAAGATTGTTGGGCATTTTAAGTCCAGCACCGCAGCCAAACAAAAGCTCTCTGAGATGCAGCGACAGCTGGCCAGGCCAGAACATAAATTGATTCAGGAG GTGGACACAAGGTGGAACAGTACTTTTGCCGTGTTGGAAAGGCTGTTTAATGAAAGAGAGCCAATGGGTGCAGCTCTGGCCAGCCTCTCTTCAGACCTTACCCCATTCACCTCAGAGGACTACCAGGCGATGCACCAGTGCCTGGATGTCCTGAAGCCATTTCACCAGGCCACAGTGGAGCTTTCTGAGGAAAAACAG ACCCGAGGTTCAAGGAGCTGGGGTTCTGCAGCCAAGTCTGTGCCCAAACGGCCATAG
- the med28 gene encoding mediator of RNA polymerase II transcription subunit 28 has translation MASSMNGMFPGQQPPTAHPVAGAGGPGQTGFPGTTNRSQGSNTLVDELEASFEACFASLVSQDYVNGTDQEEIRTGVDQCIQKFLDVARQTECFFLQKRLQLSVQKPEQVVKEDVSELRNELQRKEMLVQKHLSKLHHWQQVLEDVSGQHRKPADLPPPGPLAYLEQASASLPPAPLKPN, from the exons ATGGCGTCGTCTATGAACGGGATGTTCCCAGGTCAACAACCGCCAACTGCACATCCCGTCGCCGGTGCGGGTGGACCGGGCCAAACCGGATTCCCCGGTACGACGAACCGGAGCCAGGGAAGCAACACGCTGGTGGATGAACTGGAGGCGTCGTTCGAG GCATGTTTTGCATCATTGGTAAGCCAAGACTATGTCAACGGCACCGACCAGGAGGAGATCCGAACCG GTGTGGACCAGTGCATCCAAAAGTTCCTGGATGTGGCCCGGCAAACAGAGTGCTTCTTCCTGCAGAAAAGGCTTCAATTATCTGTGCAGAAACCCGAGCAGGTGGTCAAAGAG GATGTGTCGGAGCTGCGCAACGAGCTACAGAGGAAGGAGATGCTGGTCCAGAAGCACCTGTCCAAGCTGCACCACTGGCAACAAGTGCTGGAAGACGTGAGCGGACAGCATCGCAAGCCCGCAGACCTCCCGCCTCCCGGACCGCTGGCCTACCTGGAGCAGGCGTCGGCTAGTTTGCCTCCTGCCCCTTTAAAGCCAAACTAA